The genomic segment AATATCATAAATATTGATTGCATGAATGTTATGCATTATTAAGAATTTTTAATCACTTGACAGCAGGAATACAGATCAAAATTTTGCCTATTTTCACATAAATATCTGTTTTAGAGTGGTAATATCACTCGCTGCCAGTCAGAATTGAATTTGAACTTCCATCGCTAACAATGAAACATTATTCAGTGCCagctaaaagtttttttttctacgcaATGCCCACACTCATGACTCACTCACTTTTTCTGGGGCTGCTCTCCATGGTGCTGATACTAGCCGCGATGCTCACGCCACACCGACATTGTGTTCCCCGTTCCGCGCAGAGACTTCGGCGAATGCTCCAGTGGAGACCTTCCTGTCTTTCCCCGAGTTGTCGGAGCTGATGCGGGAGTTGCCAGGTTTCCTCATGCTGCTCACGGCCGAGGGAAAGCTACTCTACCTGTCCGATGCCGTCTCCGAACACCTGGGGCATTCCATGGTGAGATCATTCGCCCATGTTTCAAGTCTGTCAGTCTAAAGATTGTTTGGTCAAAGGATGACAAGACACGGGGATGCCTAGAAATGACCTTTTTTTGGTATGAAATCCTTACAGTCAGACTGAATATACACTGCTGGCAACTGATAGATAGCTAACTGTTTGTAACCCTGTGGAAACTAGGTCCTAACAACCTATCTGTATTATCGTTGGTGCTTTGTTGTAACGTGCGGACGGACTCATGTGTTTTCCAAGATACAAATAGAtctaaatttaaagtttaatcaGTATGAACATTATTTCAGAAGTGTCTCAAAATGACAGCGTCAATAGGAATGGGCAACTAGCACGTGGGCTGCGGCTGCTCTTTTCCGGAACACTCACTTAAACCACGCCCCCATTTTGAAAGATACTAAGCGTAAACATTATTCGAAAAGTGTGAAGATTTGTCGGCCAATAAACATAAATGTTTGTTATGATTGCAGAAGGTAAAGCGAGGTAGGACCCAAAGTAGGGAAACGGGTAGAGACAGGCAGGTGAAGGTGCACTAACAAAActagttttttccaaaaattctccaaaataacaaggactacAAAACCAAAGAACAAAATCAGAGCTGACGGGGAGGATGCAAGGAAACGATGATTACAGGACATTGGGACAAGTGTCCAGAAGAATATCACAAGAAGATCCGACAGGGACTGACAAATGCAAAGGATTTCAAGAGACAGACctgggttgacgagacaatcagaaacagcTGGGTCACGCAACAGGCAGTAAGCAGAAAATACACCAGGGGCGTGGAAACGACACATGAACACAATGGCCAATCGTAGGGACCAATCGGTCaacggaaaaaaacaacaacacaaccaATCCCTAACAGCGTCACTACGACTGGGTCATTGGCACCTAAACTACAGCGAGCCCTATTCGGAACCATAACGTAAAACACTCCCTTATTTAcagattttccccattttgtaaGCTCCAGGcagttaaaaatgtaaaaaagtcaAAGCAATGTGAACATTATTCGAGAAGTGTCTGGAAAAAAGAGCGTCACTAGGAATAGGCCATTCCGTCACTGGCACATGGTCTATAGCTAACCCTATATGGGACACTAATTTAAACCACTCCTCCATTTACAGACATGTAAGATACAGATACAGAATATAATGTTGAAGCAGCATGAACTAAATTCAAGAAGTGGTTAGAAATGAAGGCATCACTAGGAATGGATCGCTATTCTAACCCCAAAACACGCCGCCCCCTGCATGCTTCACAGAAATACAACTGGATCAAAGTTCTGTTTTTGTCAGGTGGACCTggtggcacaaggagacagcgTGTACGACATCATCGACGTGTCGGATCAGCTCACAGTCAGGAACAATCTATCCGCCGGAGCCGACACCGAAACAGGTACATGATCGGAGCCCGGCCGGTTGGAGATGGCAGTAAATCCAGAACAGGGGAGTTTCACtgtcttgtttatttttcattgtgcaGATCGTCTTTTCCGCTGCCACTTCAACACCTCCAAGTCAGTGCGAAGGCAGAGCGCTGGGAACAAGCTGGTCCTGATCCGAGCGCGCCGCCTATCCGAGCCGCCCACCTCCACCTCCTACTGGACCACCAATCCCGTCTGGGTGTGCTTTTGCTCCCCTCTGGAGGCCCAGCCCACCCGCTCTGGCACAGAGGGGGCATCCAGTGGGACTTCCCCTGCCGACGCCAATCTCTTCCTGGAAGGTTTTTACTCCCAGCATGGACGCGACTTGAGGCTTCACGCCGCGCACGACAGGTACGACACAACCACAAATATCGGTGACCAAAACAAAACTAAAGTTCTAATCCAATAGACACTATCTCAGTTAAACATCTCTCAGAAAAGTCAAGAATTTTAGCAAGATTTTAACAAGACTTCCAAGAAAGGAATGTCTAAAATGGTCTGTGAGTTAACACATTGCCCATCACTGTTCTGCCCCCCCAGTGTACGCTCTTATCTGGGCTACGATGTGGCCGAGTTACGCTCGCGCTCCTGGTACAGTCTACTCCACCCGCATGATCTGACACACGCCTCGGCTCAGCATCGCGCCCTGCGTAAGTGTCGGCACGTCGGGAGTTGACGGGAACTTCTGGAAAAAACTAACGGAACCGTTTTGTGCTTTGACCCCACAGTGCGAGAAGGAGGAGAGGGACGGGCCGAGATGGTGGTGCGGGTACAATCTCAGGACCGCACGTGGGTTTGGCTCTACATGGCACTCCGGCTGCAGTCGGGAGACATCCCCGTGGGCAGCAGTAACTACGTCATCAGGTTGTCCCTCAATGGCGCCGATAAGCGACTGGATCTGTCCACTTCCACCTAAcacagttttttctttttggtctgGTAGCGAGTCGGAGGCTTGGTCAGCCCGTCAGCAGATGAGCTCTGAAGAGACCCAGCTCAGCCTGGTCCTGAGTTCGGGCCCAGCCCGGCGAGAGAGCCTCCGATCCCCCGATGCCCTGTCGAGTCCGGACCAGGTCTTCACCCCCGGCGCCCTGTCGGGCCGGTCCTTTGACTTCGGTGGGGCGGGCTCATCGGACGAGCGGGCCATGCAGACGACGGAGGGAGAGCCCCGTTCCAGCCTTTCCTCCGTGGAAGAGGATGCCTTCTTCCAGCCGCCACCATCCCGCAGTCCTTCTCCTATGCCGGTGACGGTAGAGACGGTGTCGGACTTGGACTTCTTAACCCAGAACATCCTCTTGCCGCCCTCGTTCGAGCTGGACCCCCCACTTCCGGCCCTTCCCCTGCCACTCCCGCCCGTGTCCACCTCACAAGCGCAACAGAGCAAAGAGTTTGTGTGCACACCTCCGTACACCCCCCACGTGGGCGGGGGCAGCTTTCCCTTCGGCGAGCCTCTCTTCAGTTTCGACCCCACCGGGGCCAGCACGCCTCCCCCGTTGGCGGCCGGTGCCTCTTCAACCTCGGCCGCCCCTCCCGGACACTCCACCCCGCCGCCCCCAGGAGCTCCATCCACCAAGCTGGCGCTCGACCTTCCCGCGACCTCCACGGAACTTCTTTTTGCATCAGAATCACGCCGCGGGGGCTTTTACGAGAAACTCCCCCCTACTCCCGACAGCCCAGGAGACGACGACTGCACAGTGATGACCCTTCCCGAGGTTCGGGGTCCACTCTACGTCGACGTGCCCCTGGGTCCTCTTCAGCGTCCCCCCGAGGGGCTTCTTACACCCGAGGCATCCCCTGGAAAACTGCCTTGCCTCTCCTTTTTCTCCCTGGAACGAGAGCGGGAAAAGGAGAGGGCGGAGATCTCCCTGCTGGCCCAGCACATCAGTTCCCTGGCCGAGGGATTCTACCTAGACCCCCTCCTGTCGAAGCTGTCCCCTTCGTCCAACCCCCCATCTCCATTCCTTGCTCCTACCGAGACAGATTCGGTCCAAGCGCTTGGGGAGTTTTATCCTGTTAAAGCGTGGTGGGACCCGGATCTTCCCCTCTTCCCAGAGGAGGATGTTTCTCTGTTTGAAGAGAGCATACTAGAGAGCCTCCTTCCTCAATGCCCCTCGCCGCTCCCCGTCCCTAACCCCGTGAGCCCGGTCTCTCCCGAGATCTCAGTGTGCTGGCACCGTGATTCCCCGTTCCAGGGAGCGGGCCAATTCTGTAGCGTCCGATCGACGCGAGCTAACTCGATAGACGGGTGCGGGGCTGGCGCCGccgaagaggaggagccagtgGAGGAAGCCATGGAAGTCGAGGCGCCATTGTCTGACGTGTCTTCCTGTTCCTCCGTGGCAGCTTCTCCTCTGGCGGCTCCCCCAGCCGACAGCGGAACATCCGGCGGCCCTGCGCCCGTCACCTCCCACGCCCAGTCCCTCCTGGAGGAATTGGCCGTCCTGGAGCCCATGTTTGGGGCAGGTGCCTCCGTGGCCCCTGCTTTAGGGCAACAACCTGAGTTGTATCAACTCCAGTGTCATCCATCGCCGCAGTGCTTCCACAAAGGTAAGTTCCCCATTCTTTTCTCAAgcttcttctaaaaaaaaacacacaaaaaagagtTTGGGATATTGGGCTCTGGAATAAAATTTCCCGGTAATGCTATTATGCCTTAGATAAGTCTGAACTTTCGGAAAAGATtggcaaaaatgcaattttacgaGGAACTGATTGTCGCACTTGAGACCAGTGCCTATAAAATATCTAACTAGATATTTCGGTGACTCTCCTAGTCTCTCGAATGTCATCATAGAGAGAACGGAACAGGCATTTTAGAAGATAGGAACTCAATGTCCAATTCATGGACATTCATTGGATGCCACATGATTAGACAATTCTGTCTACAAATGCATTATTTAATGTTTATGTAATATAACAGtccattaaatatatataaaacaaaataaaatgaatgaaacaataaaagattgaatttaaaatttaaatattagaaatccaactcattttttgttttttttcttaatgtgaaaataaaatttaaaagaaataaaaaattcaaaccTACTGAAAATGCCagaaatttatatatttagtttgccttttttcaatcatttcctttgtcatttttaaaaataaaatgaaatcaataagTGAATAAAATAGCATTAAAAATGGGTCAGATATAAAAGATagtttaaaagtgaaaatgaagtTCATCCTGAAGCAAAtacccaaacttttttttttccaagtagcCAAGAAATACCTTAACATTCTGTAGAAATGTTGTTGGCTGACATGCCGCTTcccttttttgtctttcagaTGGGAGTGGAAGCATCCCTCCGTTCTAAAATAAGTCTGTGACTTACTTCATCAAGTATGgcatattgtcatattttatggAGACCCACTTTTACTGCAAAGTAAAACATATTGAagtgtataaatatacataatgtATAAAGGACCGACGCCTACATGTCTCTCccgagaacaaaaaaaaaatggccttcctaattttttttgttccgtcACGCACGAAGCTGTATACTAAGTAAAAGCGGCGTTCGCCTTTTCGACGCGAATGCCCGACTGACTGAGTTGGATCAGATTTGCCATCTGAACTCTTTAAGCATTCTTTAATTACAGACATGCGTTTGTATTCACTCGTAGTGAAAAATACCTGTTGTGACCactggagaaaataaaaaacaacaacaacaaaaaaacaacaacaaaaaaacatacctaTTTTAACCTCTTGATGCCTGAATGTAAATTGAGCAAATACACAAGTACAtagaaatattaatcataaaaCAAGCAAAATACAGAAGGCTAACTTggaaacaaaaaccaaaaaatgcaaaatcctaaattccaaaaatagaaaatatatatattttaaatcaattaaaaaaaattcaaaaatagatGATACAGATTActtttacataaataaaaaagacaaaagcaggctaattagaattttattattcattttttgccgaaatattttttacttcaaattttTTCTGATATACTTTTATGTCTTATTGTATTTtggtatttaaatatattttcctcatttttagcTGTATTTTTCTACTGATTTACCAAGTATTTTTCTTCCTTGGAATTTTGTGTGTAGTACTTATGTATTCCTTTAAACCTTTACCTATATTTGTCAAGTTTTTGGCCGCCATTGCCATTGATTACCAGATCTAGTCTAATTCAATCTAAgcaagattggacgtctactggcAAAGAATTGAAAGTCAATTTAGGCTCAAGGGGTTAATATAGAGTTCCTTTATGACTTTAGCACTTTTTTGCTCTAAGTAATTCcagtgtcacatttttaaacttttaggGTTGCCGGGCTCTTTTGAAATGTAACCTTTGCGGCTTGAAAACCTTTAACATTCCATTTTTGTCAGTCAAAAATTGTGTTTACTTGTGTGATGTATATCaaagtggggaaaaaatagcATGATGGCTGGTGCCACCTCATTCCTTGTACTGTACTTTTTAGACTCTGAATGTGGAAAGGTTACAAAATTTGTCAGATTTCCATGGGAAGTTCAAGTTGAGGAATTTTGAAGTGATGACAAATTGATATTCAAGTGAGAATCAAAAATGGTTTAACTCAGTGGCAGCCATTGACGAAGGGCTaggtcatttttcaaaattcttAGGACCTGAAAAACTAACATTTGCTTGAATTACTTTTATCTTAATTCttgcaaaattcattttttgcactttttaggCTAACGTGTTTTTGCCACCTTAAATTTTGACCCCACGtcttaaatatttaataattttataaGCTCAGGCCTACTACGTTTTTCCGATTTTGacgccaaaaaatattttgaatcgTTTCCACCCAAAATTCCTAATGAAAtagtttattatatatattccttttttttgcacctTCCAATTTTGacaccccaaaaatatttgcttgtcaggtttaattttttttccatcctaaGTCTCACTTATTGACAAATTTTTGAGCTAAAACCTAATCACACCGAATGCTCACctatttttctactttaaatgtttaaattcttgaaaaaccaaaacaagcaacaaaataatcctgattcaaaaaaaaaaaattcagattcAACCTCAAATCTAAAACTTGGATTTAGTCTTACTAACAAATATGGACGGGGCATTAGTGAGGCAGCGTCCACTTTTTTCAGGACTTGGGGTGGTGCTACTAATTTCTTTATACGACTTTACCAAGCGACCCAGCTTGAAGGACGGCGTCGATGCACTCACGTAGAGTTGTCTACGGTCAAGTAAAGGATTGAGTCCTGACTAACTTAATAGAACAAATGTATTATAATATATTACTGGATGTGCAATGTCAATGTCAatagttttgggtttttttttgcggaCAGTAAAAGATATTTGTACGAAGGTTTGTACATAACGAATATATAAAGAGAGAGAATCTATATATGAATTCTAAAATGCAGAATGGACATTGTGGATCAGTGTTCTATTGTGTTGCTTATATGAATGTGGTAATGCATTTCTAATAAAGTGCACTTATACAGGgctcatacatattttcttttcatgtgGAATTCAAATCGTTGCTATACTCTTTatcaccagtagatgttggcaaaTTAAGATTTACTatgtgttggttattttctgttttgcagtacggaaaaaaacattactggatgaattactaacttccttatgatattggacctaataatgtgcttttgattcatatagtatctcagttttttcttcaaagtaacacatttgtattccgtgttaaaaagatgaatatggaggtgaaaatttttGAATcggggggtggcttatatgcgagaaatttcataattcaacaattttagggGTGCAAATTATACGTGGGCGCGGCTTATTAgcgggaaaatatggtaatcaaAAGATTGAAATATCTGCATATGTTGatgtttccttttcattttcgctttgtttttttttaaacatttagtttaaaaaaatgtattcattttttcatacatttattttaattagcaAATATTagcccttttcatttttttatcagcatagaaaaaataacaaatagtcAATTTTGTTcatcctttttaaatgaaaaaatctttttaatgtgtatttatttagaaCCTGAGGAGCAcagaatttaaatgaaattaatttttAGCCAAACTGATCAATTCAATGCAAAAGATAGTTTTTCGtgggccgcataaaatgataCGATGGATCGGTTCTGGCCCGCAAGCCGCATTAGTGTGACATGTGAGTCATTCTACTGAATCAGAGCAAATTATTCGTGTAAAATTGG from the Stigmatopora nigra isolate UIUO_SnigA chromosome 14, RoL_Snig_1.1, whole genome shotgun sequence genome contains:
- the npas4a gene encoding neuronal PAS domain-containing protein 4A translates to MYRSTKGASKARRDQINAEIRNLKDLLPISDADKAKLSYLHIMSLACVYTRKAVFFTQPETSANAPVETFLSFPELSELMRELPGFLMLLTAEGKLLYLSDAVSEHLGHSMVDLVAQGDSVYDIIDVSDQLTVRNNLSAGADTETDRLFRCHFNTSKSVRRQSAGNKLVLIRARRLSEPPTSTSYWTTNPVWVCFCSPLEAQPTRSGTEGASSGTSPADANLFLEGFYSQHGRDLRLHAAHDSVRSYLGYDVAELRSRSWYSLLHPHDLTHASAQHRALLREGGEGRAEMVVRVQSQDRTWVWLYMALRLQSGDIPVGSSNYVISESEAWSARQQMSSEETQLSLVLSSGPARRESLRSPDALSSPDQVFTPGALSGRSFDFGGAGSSDERAMQTTEGEPRSSLSSVEEDAFFQPPPSRSPSPMPVTVETVSDLDFLTQNILLPPSFELDPPLPALPLPLPPVSTSQAQQSKEFVCTPPYTPHVGGGSFPFGEPLFSFDPTGASTPPPLAAGASSTSAAPPGHSTPPPPGAPSTKLALDLPATSTELLFASESRRGGFYEKLPPTPDSPGDDDCTVMTLPEVRGPLYVDVPLGPLQRPPEGLLTPEASPGKLPCLSFFSLEREREKERAEISLLAQHISSLAEGFYLDPLLSKLSPSSNPPSPFLAPTETDSVQALGEFYPVKAWWDPDLPLFPEEDVSLFEESILESLLPQCPSPLPVPNPVSPVSPEISVCWHRDSPFQGAGQFCSVRSTRANSIDGCGAGAAEEEEPVEEAMEVEAPLSDVSSCSSVAASPLAAPPADSGTSGGPAPVTSHAQSLLEELAVLEPMFGAGASVAPALGQQPELYQLQCHPSPQCFHKDGSGSIPPF